From one Dermacentor silvarum isolate Dsil-2018 chromosome 3, BIME_Dsil_1.4, whole genome shotgun sequence genomic stretch:
- the LOC119444647 gene encoding 2,4-dienoyl-CoA reductase [(3E)-enoyl-CoA-producing], mitochondrial-like, translated as MATVAEVTSMLSVVRLVFCLPTAVPFVFSAQGAFSRLDPDGHVCKEAVKGAIERQGEIPAVANLAVYLVSDYSSWLTGEVIRMDGGHLNYNASVFNRLSDVPKDQRKAIEAAIRRANGS; from the exons ATGGCAACTGTGGCAGAGGTTACTTCCATGTTGAG TGTGGTGAGGCTGGTTTTCTGTTTACCCACAGCTGTTCCTTTTGTGTTTTCTGCCCAGGGTGCCTTCAGCAGGCTAGATCCCGATGGTCACGTCTGCAAGGAAGCCGTGAAGGGTGCCATAGAGAGGCAAGGGGAAATACCCGCAGTTGCCAATTTGGCCGTGTACCTGGTCAGCGATTACTCCAGTTGGCTGACAGGAGAG GTTATTCGAATGGATGGGGGTCACCTAAACTACAATGCCAGTGTGTTCAACAGGCTTTCTGACGTACCGAAGGACCAGAGGAAAGCCATCGAGGCTGCCATCAGGCGTGCCAACGGTTCATGA